One genomic window of Etheostoma spectabile isolate EspeVRDwgs_2016 chromosome 7, UIUC_Espe_1.0, whole genome shotgun sequence includes the following:
- the LOC116692230 gene encoding dihydropyridine-sensitive L-type skeletal muscle calcium channel subunit alpha-1, with the protein MAANAEVKPVIMNEEELKRKQREKLKKLQATGGNPRPARTLFLFNLKNPFRKACISIVEWKTFEIIILLTIFANCIALAVFLPMPEEDSNNTNTSLESLEYIFLIIFTLECFLKIVAYGLVFHEGAYLRNCWNILDFVIVFMGLFTFALDTINKIAGVPMEKGGGFDMKALRAFRVLRPLRLVSGVPSLQVVMNSILKAMLPLLHIALLVFLLVTIYAIMGLELFKCKMHKTCYYAGTNIYSTAEGELPAPCAQAGNGRRCTINGSECRPGWEGPNNGITHFDNIGFAMLTVYQCITMEGWTKVLYWVNDAIGNEWPWIYFVPLILVGSFFVLNLVLGVLSGEFTKEREKAKSRGEFQKLRERQQLDEDLHGYMEWITHAEVLDADREGKGLLPLISDSDTDSLYDLEGKSQIVYYYRLARRWNRFFRMKCLLYVKTKSFYWIVMFLVFLNTLTIATEHHHQSDSLTALQDVASRVLLVLFVIEMFVKMYALGPRAYFMSLFNRFDFFVVLCGILEMIMFSAGVVTPLGFSVLRCIRLLRILKITKYWTSLSNLVASLLNSVRSIASLLLLLFLFIVIFSLLGMQVFGGKFNFTDHRPRRSNFDNFPQALICVFQILTGEDWTTIMYNGIMAYGGPVIPGILVSIYFIVLFVCGNYILLNVFLAIAVDNLAEAESLTSAQKEKAEEKLRRKLLRSKMPDKTDEDRERIAKKLAEQRSKMEGIPTTAKLKVDEFESNVNEVKDPFPPDDFPGDDEEEEPEIPISPRPRPMADLQLKEEAVPLPEASSFFIFGPQNKFRKLCYKIINASFFTNLILLFILLSSISLAAEDPIDPKSYRNKILAYADIVFTTVFTIEIVLKMTVYGAFMHEGSFCRNSFNILDLIVVTVSLLSMGMESSAISVVKILRVLRVLRPLRAINRAKGLKHVVQCVFVAIKTIGNIVLVTMLLNFMFACIGVQLFKGKFYSCTDPSKMTGEECQGYFVKHMENSLQETVLAKREWINSDFNFDNVLYGMLALFTVSTFEGWPKLLYRAIDSDEEDMGPVFNNRVDVSIFFIIYIILIAFFMMNIFVGFVIVTFQEQGEQEYKDCELDKNQRQCVQYALKARPLRCYIPKNPYQYRVWYIVTSCYFEYLMFFLIMLNTLCLGMQHCNQSDHVTKLSDMLNLIFTVLFTVEMILKLMAFKARGYFGDPWNVFDFIIVIGSVVDVILSEVDSALAASGGLYCLHGCAETNPMQAIAASENASVSITFFRLFRVMRLVKLLNRSEGIRNLLWTFIKSFQALPHVALLIIMLFFIYAVIGMQIFGKVALVDGTQINRNNNFQTFPQAVLMLFRCATGEAWQEVMMASMYGKKCDPKSDFLPGEEYTCGSNFAVFYFLSFYCLCAFLILNLFVAVIMDNFDYLTRDWSLLGPHHLDEFKKIWAEYDPEATGRIKHLDVVTLLRRIQPPLGFGKFCPHRAACKRLVGMNMPLNSDGTVTFNATLFALVRTALKIKTEGNFEQANEELRAIIKSIWKRTSMKLLDQVIPPIGDDEVTVGKFYSTFLLQDHFRKFLKHQEEYYGYRPSKKNASGPEIQAGLRSIDEEVAPEMHRAISGDLQNEEEMDRAMEEAGEEGIYQRTHGLFGNRVDSSAEPVITQSQQMTSQRPLKFSESQSESPPNSADLVPTTEFFPTTTTKNNTNNNAFAEFSFDREGSPEDFYNPSEDAEPGNLHSWNFTVRTDKTQFPYDPNYGDSQSQSSCTAADQLVQEALEQGGLASLAKDPGFLSVTKEEMADVMHTTVEEMESVAQGILSKRASSITSVKKRRPIPVPLPAAAVAAQATGQPDPAVRRKRRPIPLIPSVQEADSNV; encoded by the exons GAGAGTTTGGAGTACATCTTCCTGATCATATTCACGTTAGAGTGCTTTCTTAAGATAGTGGCCTATGGGCTCGTGTTCCATGAAGGCGCCTATTTACGGAACTGTTGGAACATATTGGACTTTGTCATCGTCTTCATGGG TCTCTTCACTTTTGCCTTGGATACCATCAATAAGATAGCAGGTGTGCCAATGGAAAAGGGTGGGGGGTTCGACATGAAGGCACTGAGAGCCTTCAGAGTGCTGCGGCCCTTACGTCTTGTCTCTGGAGTCCCCA GCCTGCAGGTGGTGATGAATTCCATCCTCAAAGCCATGCTGCCTCTACTGCACATTGCCCTGTTGGTCTTTTTACTGGTAACCATCTATGCCATCATGGGACTGGAGCTCTTCAAGTGCAAAATGCATAAAACCTGCTACTATGCTGGAACAA ATATCTATTCCACAGCAGAAGGTGAGCTGCCTGCACCCTGTGCTCAGGCAGGTAATGGACGCCGCTGCACGATCAACGGCTCTGAGTGTCGGCCAGGCTGGGAGGGTCCCAACAATGGCATCACCCACTTTGATAACATTGGCTTTGCCATGCTTACAGTCTATCAGTGTATAACCATGGAGGGATGGACCAAAGTGCTCTACTGG GTTAATGATGCCATAGGTAATGAATGGCCCTGGATCTACTTTGTTCCCCTCATTCTGGTGGGTTCCTTCTTTGTGCTCAATCTGGTTCTGGGCGTGCTCAGTGG AGAGTTTACCAAAGAGCGAGAGAAGGCCAAGTCACGTGGAGAGTTCCAGAAGTTGCGAGAGCGTCAGCAGCTGGATGAAGACCTGCATGGCTACATGGAGTGGATCACTCATGCTGAAGTCCTGGATGCCGACCGAGAGGGCAAAG GACTCCTCCCGTTAATCAGTGACTCTGATACAGACAGCCTGTATGACCTGGAAGGAAAGAGTCAAATTGTCTACTACTA cCGCCTGGCCCGTCGCTGGAACCGTTTCTTTAGGATGAAGTGCCTGCTGTATGTGAAAACCAAGAGCTTTTACTGGATAGTGATGTTTCTCGTCTTCCTCAACACTCTTACCATAGCAACAGAGCACCACCACCAGTCTGACAGCCTCACTGCCCTGCAAG ATGTGGCCAGTCGTGTACTGCTAGTGCTGTTTGTCATTGAGATGTTTGTGAAGATGTATGCTCTGGGTCCCAGAGCATATTTCATGTCCCTGTTTAACCGTTTTGACTTCTTTGTGGTGCTATGCGGTATCCTGGAGATGATCATGTTCTCTGCAGGAGTCGTGACTCCCTTGGGTTTCTCTGTACTCAGGTGTATCCGACTGCTGAGGATCCTTAAAATCACAAA GTACTGGACCTCTTTGAGTAATCTTGTGGCCTCTCTACTCAATTCTGTTCGTTCCATCGCCTCCCTGctccttcttctcttcctcttcatcgTCATTTTCTCACTCCTGGGCATGCAGGTGTTTGGGGGCAAATTCAACTTTACTGACCACAGACCCAGACGCAGTAACTTTGACAACTTCCCTCAGGCCCTCatctgtgtgtttcag ATCCTAACAGGAGAGGACTGGACCACCATCATGTACAATGGCATTATGGCCTATGGAGGGCCTGTCATTCCTGGCATCCTGGTCTCCATCTACTTTATCGTCCTCTTTGTCTGTGGAAACT ATATCCTCCTCAATGTCTTCTTGGCCATCGCCGTCGACAACCTGGCGGAGGCTGAGAGTCTGACGTCAGCTcagaaagaaaaggcagagGAGAAGTTGAGGAGAAAGCTACTAAG ATCCAAAATGCCTGACAAGACTGATGAGGACAGGGAGAGGATAGCTAAGAAACTGGCAGAGCAGAGATCTAAGATGGAGGGTATACCAACCACAGCAAAG ctcaAAGTTGACGAGTTTGAGTCCAATGTCAATGAAGTGAAAGATCCATTCCCACCTGACGACTTCCCAG GTGATGACGAGGAGGAAGAGCCTGAAATCCCCATCAGCCCTCGGCCCCGACCGATGGCCGACCTGCAGCTGAAGGAAGAAGCCGTTCCATTGCCTGAAGCTagctcctttttcatttttggccCTCAGAACAA GTTCCGTAAACTGTGCTACAAGATTATCAACGCCTCTTTCTTCACCAACTTAATCCTTTTGTTCATCCTGCTTTCCTCCATTTCCCTGGCAGCTGAGGACCCCATCGATCCCAAGTCCTACAGAAACAAG atCTTAGCCTATGCTGACATTGTCTTCACAACTGTGTTTACCATTGAGATTGTACTGAAG ATGACAGTATACGGAGCATTCATGCACGAAGGCTCCTTCTGTCGTAACTCCTTCAACATCTTGGATCTGATTGTGGTGACAGTCTCTCTGCTTTCTATGGGAATGGA ATCCAGTGCTATCTCTGTGGTAAAGATTCTCAGGGTGCTAAGGGTGCTGAGGCCTCTCAGAGCCATCAATAGAGCCAAGGGGTTAAag CATGTGGTCCAGTGCGTGTTTGTGGCCATCAAAACCATCGGCAACATCGTCCTGGTCACCATGTTGCTGAACTTTATGTTTGCCTGTATCGGAGTGCAACTTTTCAAG GGTAAATTCTACAGCTGCACAGACCCATCGAAAATGACAGGGGAGGAATGCCA GGGATACTTTGTGAAGCACATGGAGAATTCCCTACAAGAAACAGTGCTGGCAAAGAGAGAATGGATCAACAGTGACTTCAACTTTGACAATGTGCTCTATGGGATGCTGGCTCTCTTTACTGTTTCCACATTTGAGGGATGGCCAAA ACTGTTATACAGAGCCATTGATTCAGATGAAGAAGACATGGGTCCTGTCTTCAACAACCGAGTGGATGTGTccatcttcttcatcatctACATCATCCTCATTGCCTTTTTCATGATGAACATCTTTGTGGGCTTTGTCATCGTTACTTTCCAGGAGCAGGGCGAGCAGGAGTATAAGGACTGTGAGCTGGACAAGAACCAG CGCCAGTGTGTACAGTATGCCCTGAAGGCTCGACCTCTGAGGTGCTACATCCCCAAAAACCCCTACCAGTACAGAGTCTGGTATATTGTCACTTCCTGCTACTTTGAATACCTCATGTTCTTCCTAATTATGCTCAACACCTTGTGTCTGGGGATGCAG CACTGTAACCAGTCGGACCATGTCACCAAGCTGTCTGACATGCTGAACTTGATCTTCACCGTGCTCTTCACTGTGGAGATGATTCTCAAGCTCATGGCCTTCAAAGCGAGG GGCTACTTTGGAGACCCCTGGAATGTCTTCGACTTCATTATCGTCATCGGTAGCGTTGTTGATGTCATCCTGAGTGAAGTCGAC AGTGCCCTGGCTGCCAGTGGAGGACTGTACTGTCTCCATGGCTGTGCT GAGACAAATCCTATGCAAGCAATTGCG GCGTCTGAAAATGCCTCAGTATCCATTACTTTCTTCCGACTCTTCCGTGTCATGCGTCTGGTCAAGCTGCTGAACCGTTCAGAAGGCATCCGTAACCTGCTGTGGACCTTCATAAAGTCCTTCCAG GCTCTACCTCATGTAGCTTTGCTCATCATAATGCTCTTCTTTATCTACGCTGTTATAGGGATGCAG ATCTTTGGAAAGGTAGCCCTAGTGGACGGCACCCAAATCAACCGCAACAACAACTTCCAGACATTCCCTCAGGCTGTTCTGATGTTATTCCG GTGTGCTACTGGAGAGGCTTGGCAGGAGGTCATGATGGCCTCAATGTATGGGAAGAAGTGTGACCCCAAGTCTGACTTTTTGCCAGGAGAGGAGTACACCTGCGGGTCCAACTTCGCTGTCTTCTATTTCCTCAGCTTCTACTGTCTCTGTGCCTTCCTT ATCCTCAACCTGTTTGTAGCTGTCATTATGGACAACTTTGATTACCTGACCCGTGATTGGTCTCTTCTTGGTCCACACCATCTGGATGAGTTTAAGAAAATCTGGGCTGAATATGACCCTGAAGCCAC GGGTAGAATTAAACATCTGGACGTTGTGACGCTGCTGCGACGCATCCAGCCTCCACTGGGCTTTGGAAAGTTCTGTCCCCATCGTGCTGCATGCAAG CGCTTGGTTGGTATGAACATGCCTCTCAACAGTGATGGCACCGTCACCTTCAATGCCACCCTGTTTGCGCTGGTCAGGACTGCACTTAAGATCAAAACAGAAG GTAACTTTGAGCAGGCCAATGAGGAGCTGAGAGCCATTATAAAATCAATCTGGAAACGCACTAGTATGAAACTGTTAGACCAGGTCATCCCCCCTATAGGAG ATGATGAGGTGACTGTAGGGAAATTCTACTCTACCTTCCTGCTCCAGGACCATTTCCGTAAGTTCTTGAAGCATCAAGAGGAGTATTATGGCTACCGTCCCTCAAAGAAGAATGCCTCAGGCCCGGAGATCCAG GCGGGTCTGAGGAGTATCGATGAAGAGGTGGCTCCAGAGATGCACAGGGCCATTTCAGGAGACCTGCAGAATGAGGAAGAGATGGACAGAGCTATGGAGGAGGCTGGAGAAGAAGGCATCTACCAG CGCACACACGGCCTGTTTGGTAACCGGGTAGACTCCTCCGCTGAGCCCGTCATCACTCAGTCCCAGCAGATGACCAGCCAGCGGCCTCTCAAGTTCTCCGAGAGTCAGTCCGAGTCTCCACCAAACTCTGCTGACTTGGTGCCCACTACCGAATTTTTCCccacaaccacaacaaaaaacaacacaaacaacaacgcCTTCGCAGA ATTTTCGTTTGATAGAGAAGGCAGTCCAGAAGATTTTTACAATCCCAGTGAGGATGCAGAGCCAG GCAACCTGCATTCCTGGAACTTTACAGTGagaacagacaaaacacaa TTCCCTTACGACCCTAACTATGGTGATAGTCAGAGCCAGAGCTCCTGTACGGCAGCCGACCAGCTTGTCCAGGag gCTTTAGAACAGGGTGGTCTGGCCTCCCTGGCCAAAGACCCCGGCTTTCTCTCTGTGACTAAGGAGGAGATGGCTGATGTCATGCACACGACTGTGGAAGAAATGGAAAGCGTGGCTCAGGGCATCCTCAGCAAACGCGCCAGCAGCATCACCTCTGTCAAAAAGAGACGTCCCATCCCTGTCCCTCTTCCTGCCGCTGCAGTGGCAGCACAGGCAACAGGCCAGCCAGATCCGGCTGTGAGGAGAAAGAGACGTCCAATCCCCTTGATTCCCTCCGTACAGGAGGCCGACTCTAACGTTTAG